One genomic region from Actinomycetes bacterium encodes:
- a CDS encoding rod shape-determining protein: MGFENVVMGRDLAVDLGTANTLVYVKGRGIALDEPSVVALDDASGAVIAVGARAKDMLGRTPGEVQVTRPLSQGVIADFEATEDMLRHFIQRAQPRRALAKPRIVVCVPSGITGVERRAVEDAGYSAGARRVFLIEEPMAAAIGAGLPVYEAAGSMVVDIGGGTTEVAVISLGGVVVSLSARVGGDAMDDAIIQYFKKEYSLLLGERTAERLKTSVGSAYPIPEEPDAEIRGRDLVSGLPRTVVVSARDIRDALDGPVTGIIDSVRTTLDRTPPELAGDVMDRGIVLTGGGAQLAGLAERLHHETRMPVRVAPDPQYCVVRGAGRCVEEFSALEPLLMNRPRR, translated from the coding sequence ATGGGCTTCGAGAATGTCGTCATGGGCCGCGATCTCGCGGTCGATCTCGGCACCGCCAACACGCTCGTCTACGTCAAAGGACGCGGCATCGCCCTCGACGAGCCCAGCGTGGTGGCCCTCGACGACGCCTCCGGCGCGGTGATTGCGGTCGGCGCCCGGGCCAAGGACATGCTGGGCCGGACCCCCGGCGAAGTGCAGGTCACTCGACCGTTGTCCCAAGGCGTGATCGCTGACTTTGAAGCCACCGAAGACATGCTGCGTCATTTCATTCAGCGCGCACAGCCGCGCCGGGCGCTGGCGAAACCACGGATCGTGGTGTGTGTGCCCTCCGGCATCACCGGAGTGGAACGTCGGGCGGTAGAAGACGCCGGCTACTCCGCCGGCGCTCGTCGAGTGTTCCTGATCGAAGAGCCGATGGCAGCCGCGATCGGGGCAGGTCTGCCGGTGTACGAGGCAGCGGGCAGCATGGTCGTCGATATCGGGGGTGGCACCACCGAGGTCGCCGTCATCTCCCTCGGTGGCGTGGTGGTCAGCCTGTCCGCCCGTGTCGGTGGCGACGCCATGGACGACGCCATCATCCAGTACTTCAAGAAGGAGTACTCGTTGCTGCTGGGGGAGCGGACCGCCGAGCGACTTAAAACCAGCGTCGGGTCGGCCTACCCGATCCCGGAGGAACCAGACGCCGAGATTCGCGGTCGAGACCTCGTCAGCGGCCTACCCCGCACCGTCGTGGTCAGCGCTCGCGACATCCGCGACGCCCTCGACGGTCCGGTGACCGGCATCATCGATTCGGTGCGCACCACCCTGGATCGCACCCCACCGGAACTCGCTGGTGATGTGATGGATCGCGGCATCGTGCTCACCGGCGGCGGTGCTCAACTGGCGGGCTTGGCAGAGCGGTTGCACCACGAAACTCGGATGCCGGTGCGCGTCGCCCCCGATCCGCAGTACTGCGTGGTGCGAGGTGCCGGCCGTTGTGTGGAGGAGTTTTCTGCCCTGGAACCGCTACTCATGAACCGGCCGAGGCGGTAA
- the ndk gene encoding nucleoside-diphosphate kinase has translation MTERTLILIKPDGVTRGLVGEVLARLERKGFTLVALDLRTIDAETAGEHYAEHRDKPFFGELVEFITSGPLVAGVIEGPAAISSWRTMMGATNPADAAPGTIRGDFATEMQFNVAHGSDSPESAAREIGIFFPNL, from the coding sequence ATGACTGAGCGCACCCTGATCCTGATCAAGCCTGATGGCGTGACCCGCGGCCTCGTGGGGGAGGTTCTGGCCCGGCTGGAGCGCAAAGGGTTCACCCTGGTCGCGCTGGATCTGCGCACCATCGACGCCGAAACCGCCGGTGAGCACTACGCCGAGCACCGCGACAAGCCGTTCTTCGGTGAGTTGGTGGAGTTCATCACCAGCGGGCCGTTGGTGGCCGGAGTCATCGAGGGGCCAGCGGCCATCTCGTCGTGGCGCACCATGATGGGTGCGACGAACCCCGCCGACGCTGCCCCTGGCACCATCCGAGGTGATTTTGCCACCGAAATGCAGTTCAACGTGGCGCACGGTTCCGACAGCCCGGAGTCGGCAGCGCGCGAGATCGGGATCTTCTTCCCGAACCTGTAG
- a CDS encoding DUF4233 domain-containing protein → MRVLCSAVLAFEWIVLALAIPVAINVSDVSADTAWTIFAIASVLTLAALALMRTPAGLWLGWSVQAVALISGLWVPMLGIMALIFAALYFTGIRLGGRVDQIKAEREAAAAQADATGTMAEPNNASDAGTVTEENHD, encoded by the coding sequence GTGAGGGTGTTGTGTTCGGCAGTTCTTGCCTTCGAATGGATCGTGTTGGCGTTGGCGATCCCGGTCGCCATTAACGTCTCCGATGTCTCCGCCGACACCGCCTGGACCATCTTCGCCATTGCCAGCGTGCTGACGTTGGCGGCTCTGGCGTTGATGCGCACCCCGGCGGGGCTGTGGCTGGGCTGGTCGGTGCAGGCAGTGGCGTTGATCTCGGGACTGTGGGTGCCGATGTTGGGGATCATGGCGTTGATCTTCGCGGCGCTGTACTTCACCGGCATACGACTAGGTGGCCGTGTCGATCAGATCAAGGCAGAACGAGAGGCGGCCGCAGCCCAAGCCGACGCTACCGGCACAATGGCTGAGCCGAACAATGCCAGCGATGCCGGCACCGTGACTGAGGAGAACCATGACTGA
- a CDS encoding dihydrofolate synthase produces MLEQAELPELDDILDELLDRQPETDPVPTLDRVAAVLELMGDPQRTMQVLHVAGTNGKTSTSRMVDQLLTAAGIRTGRFTSPHLRSVTERICLDNEDISAAALVAAYEEIRPLLDIIDQREEEAGQPPLTFFEALTCVAFAAFADAPVDVAVLEVGLGGRWDATNVADGRVAVITPIDLDHVGILGDTITAIAAEKAAIIKPGAIAVVGPQQPEALAVVRERCEEVGAQMRVFGEDFGIDSRAVALGGQVLDLFGVEGRYPEIFLPVIGQHQAENAAVALAAVEALLVEGLPLSGEVAASLGGVTSPGRLEAVHRNPTILVDSAHNPAAAHVLAAALQDSYTFTDLTVVFAAMADKDLRGMLQALEPVAPLLVATRNSSPRSASAEQVGEMATEIFGSDRVVIIPELEQALSSAEQLARERAGAVLACGSVVTAADAAVWAEGQP; encoded by the coding sequence GTGCTGGAACAAGCAGAGTTACCCGAACTCGATGACATCCTCGACGAGTTATTGGACCGGCAACCGGAAACCGACCCGGTTCCCACCTTGGACCGAGTCGCGGCCGTGCTGGAACTCATGGGTGACCCGCAACGCACGATGCAGGTTCTGCACGTGGCCGGCACTAATGGCAAAACCTCGACTAGTCGCATGGTTGACCAGTTACTAACCGCAGCCGGGATTCGCACCGGCCGGTTCACCAGCCCACACTTGCGGTCCGTCACCGAGCGGATCTGTCTGGACAACGAAGACATCAGTGCAGCGGCCTTGGTCGCTGCGTATGAAGAAATCCGGCCGCTGCTGGACATCATCGACCAGCGAGAAGAAGAGGCGGGACAACCGCCTTTGACTTTTTTTGAAGCGTTGACCTGTGTGGCCTTCGCGGCCTTCGCGGACGCGCCAGTGGACGTGGCGGTATTGGAGGTGGGACTGGGCGGTCGCTGGGACGCCACCAACGTGGCCGACGGGCGAGTCGCGGTGATCACCCCCATCGACCTCGACCACGTCGGCATCTTGGGGGACACCATCACCGCTATCGCCGCGGAGAAAGCGGCGATCATCAAACCTGGCGCGATCGCGGTCGTCGGCCCGCAGCAGCCGGAAGCGTTGGCAGTCGTGCGGGAACGCTGTGAAGAAGTAGGCGCCCAGATGCGGGTCTTCGGCGAAGATTTCGGCATCGATTCGCGCGCGGTCGCTCTCGGTGGTCAGGTTTTGGACCTGTTTGGTGTCGAAGGTCGCTACCCGGAGATCTTCCTGCCGGTGATTGGTCAGCATCAGGCCGAGAACGCGGCGGTGGCGTTGGCGGCGGTCGAAGCGTTACTGGTTGAGGGGTTGCCACTGTCCGGGGAGGTAGCAGCCAGCCTCGGCGGCGTCACCAGCCCAGGTCGGCTGGAGGCCGTGCACCGCAACCCCACCATCTTGGTGGACTCCGCTCACAACCCGGCCGCGGCACACGTTCTCGCGGCGGCTCTCCAGGACTCCTACACTTTCACCGACCTCACCGTGGTGTTCGCGGCGATGGCCGACAAGGACCTCCGCGGAATGTTGCAGGCGCTAGAACCAGTGGCCCCGCTGCTGGTCGCCACCCGCAACAGTTCCCCCCGATCGGCATCGGCGGAGCAGGTGGGCGAAATGGCAACCGAAATCTTCGGCTCGGATCGAGTGGTGATCATCCCGGAGCTGGAGCAAGCCCTCTCGTCGGCGGAGCAGTTGGCACGTGAGCGGGCTGGTGCCGTCCTGGCGTGCGGCTCGGTGGTCACCGCAGCCGACGCGGCCGTGTGGGCGGAGGGTCAGCCGTGA
- a CDS encoding FUSC family protein, which yields MMQYVGAIAHNVFHVDRARFRRWSALRRAVMVMAILITVSVIANPQLGSLAASMGLFVGLQDRATDPPAFTVKIMVLETAAITVVVAAAAVTTGPAVPAVLIVLAAYAAGALAGRQPALSRLFADIVTMTAFLALTESQGYLDLWAVPILLAAGLSQALFTWLASPWQADLVERRPLATAMRRVADHLADATERSKSGTGQAAENALAEADRALRRSDLGRERSFELHELLLQTEALRQEASAIRAQTLFATDSPRGKGLTEAIDTSVALLDAVATLLERTGASPRVRTQVQRQLREIAAERERAARMVADDSYSLLARSVAMEARDIAIHVERLTQARLQRTREVEPVFTGMRELFRPHRWDIKSGMRLAFAAVAGLAIAQLLDLTYGYWVAATAVALLRPAQSAVSAETIARALGTAAAVAVVVPMVLIANDRTTIALVFVALLTISVFIVVSANAGLYAMAMASWVVLTKSLAASGGLSAQQVVLDRFLDTLIGCALVIVLVLLVPLGSPNSLRRELRDYADAVSVWLSSLADLVGGRSAGAAAAARRAHHRLRDYRVPVQHHLHVLELDPLGPGFAKTDGQRMFTRIHSVERAAGAAATLMRDGTDHSRRGQHLAEQATADMHTTAKLLAGGTATNPSQLEPWHEDPDSPSGPLGDLLLVVARESRGAALTAAELSSKYSLPN from the coding sequence GTGATGCAGTACGTGGGCGCCATCGCCCACAACGTCTTCCACGTCGACCGGGCCCGGTTCCGCCGATGGTCGGCGCTGCGGCGTGCTGTCATGGTGATGGCCATCCTGATCACGGTCAGTGTGATCGCCAACCCGCAGCTGGGAAGTCTGGCCGCCTCGATGGGGCTGTTTGTGGGTTTACAAGACCGCGCTACTGACCCACCGGCTTTCACGGTGAAGATCATGGTGCTGGAAACGGCTGCCATCACCGTGGTGGTCGCGGCGGCTGCGGTGACGACTGGACCGGCCGTTCCGGCGGTACTGATCGTGTTGGCTGCCTATGCCGCAGGTGCGCTGGCTGGCCGGCAGCCGGCGTTGAGCCGGCTGTTCGCCGACATCGTGACCATGACGGCCTTTCTGGCATTAACCGAAAGTCAGGGGTACTTGGACTTGTGGGCAGTTCCAATCCTGCTGGCGGCTGGCCTTTCCCAGGCGTTGTTTACCTGGCTGGCTTCCCCCTGGCAGGCGGATCTGGTGGAACGTCGCCCGCTCGCTACCGCGATGCGGCGAGTAGCCGATCACTTGGCGGACGCCACCGAGCGCAGCAAATCCGGAACCGGACAGGCGGCGGAGAATGCGCTGGCGGAAGCAGACCGGGCGCTGCGGCGGTCGGACTTGGGCCGGGAACGCAGTTTTGAACTCCATGAATTACTGCTGCAAACGGAAGCGCTACGACAGGAAGCTTCCGCGATCCGGGCGCAAACTCTTTTCGCCACCGACTCTCCGCGGGGCAAGGGCCTTACCGAAGCGATCGACACCTCGGTCGCGCTGCTAGATGCGGTAGCGACGCTGCTGGAACGGACTGGGGCCAGCCCCCGGGTGCGGACCCAGGTGCAGCGGCAGTTGCGCGAGATCGCAGCGGAGCGAGAGCGAGCCGCACGCATGGTCGCCGATGACTCCTACTCACTCCTGGCTCGGTCGGTGGCGATGGAAGCCCGCGACATCGCCATCCATGTCGAGCGACTGACGCAAGCCCGACTGCAACGGACGCGAGAGGTGGAACCGGTCTTTACCGGCATGCGCGAACTGTTCCGACCGCATCGGTGGGACATCAAAAGCGGGATGCGACTCGCTTTTGCCGCTGTTGCTGGTCTGGCCATCGCGCAACTACTCGATCTGACCTACGGGTACTGGGTGGCGGCCACGGCGGTCGCCCTACTGCGTCCCGCACAAAGTGCCGTCAGTGCCGAAACCATTGCGCGAGCACTCGGTACTGCGGCTGCGGTTGCAGTGGTCGTTCCGATGGTGTTAATCGCTAACGACCGAACCACGATCGCTTTGGTCTTCGTCGCCCTGCTCACGATTTCGGTGTTCATCGTGGTGTCAGCCAATGCTGGCCTCTACGCAATGGCCATGGCGTCGTGGGTGGTGTTGACCAAGTCGCTGGCCGCTAGCGGTGGGCTCAGTGCCCAACAAGTCGTGCTGGATCGGTTCCTGGACACCTTGATCGGCTGTGCGCTGGTGATCGTGCTGGTGTTGCTCGTGCCGCTGGGATCCCCGAATAGCCTGCGACGGGAACTGCGCGACTACGCCGACGCAGTATCGGTATGGCTTAGTTCGTTGGCGGATCTCGTGGGCGGGCGATCCGCCGGTGCGGCGGCCGCGGCACGCCGGGCCCATCATCGGCTGCGGGACTACCGGGTTCCAGTGCAACATCACCTCCACGTTCTCGAACTCGATCCGCTGGGACCGGGGTTCGCTAAGACCGACGGGCAACGAATGTTCACACGGATTCACAGCGTTGAACGGGCTGCCGGTGCAGCAGCGACGCTGATGCGGGATGGCACTGACCACTCTCGTCGCGGCCAGCACTTGGCCGAGCAGGCCACCGCCGACATGCACACAACTGCGAAACTCCTGGCTGGTGGTACCGCCACGAATCCCAGCCAACTAGAGCCGTGGCATGAGGACCCCGACTCACCCAGCGGACCGCTAGGTGACCTGCTGTTGGTCGTGGCGCGGGAGTCTCGGGGCGCCGCCCTCACCGCAGCAGAACTGTCCAGCAAATATTCGCTGCCGAACTAG
- the valS gene encoding valine--tRNA ligase: MPDRPSLEGLEDKWEANWEQEQLYRFDRSRDRSQIYSIDTPPPTVSGSLHVGHVFSYTHTDCIARYQRMQGKAVFYPMGWDDNGLPTERRVQNYFGVRCDPSLPYDPDFSPPEKPDPKRQLPISRRNFVHLCEQLTEEDEKEFEALWRHLGISVDWTQTYQTIDRNARLTSQLAFLRNLERGEAYQSEAPTLWDITFRTAVAQAELEDRERPGAYHRVSFHRPDGEPVFIETTRPELLAACVALVAHPDDERYQGLFGSTVTTPVFGVEVPVVAHPLADPEKGSGIAMICTFGDTTDVTWWRELDLDTRPIIGWDGRVSREVPSWITGEAAQTAYEKLAGATVFTAQKNMVELLQESGDLHGEPRPITHPVKFFEKGERPLEIVTTRQWYLRNGGRDDELREQLIQRGRDLNWHPNNMRVRYENWVSGLNGDWLISRQRFFGVPIPVWYRLDDSGNPDYDHPIAPTRAELPVDPSSDCPAGFTEEQRGEPGGFIGDPDVMDTWATSSLTPQIAGGWATDEDLWQRVAPMDLRPQAHEIIRTWLFSTVVRSHLEDDRLPWSDAAISGWILDPDRKKMSKSKGNVVTPMGLLEKHGSDAVRYWAASGRPGTDTAFDEGQMKIGRRLAIKLLNASRFVLLSAPELVAAAPTQPLDLAMLAGLRDVVERATAELDGYNYTKALEATETFFWTFCDDYLELVKQRAGDDQDPAARDSARAALREALAVLLRLFAPFLPFVTEEVWSWWQTGSIHAQSWPTPAELPGAEAGDAQTLTDVGVVLSGIRKAKSEAKVGMRTPVLLASVTGREATLDRVRSASDDLAAAGRVAELKLTASEAELSVEQVDLDLEP; this comes from the coding sequence ATGCCCGATCGCCCCTCACTTGAAGGGCTAGAGGACAAGTGGGAAGCGAACTGGGAGCAGGAGCAGCTCTACCGGTTTGATCGCAGTCGCGACCGATCGCAGATCTACAGCATCGACACCCCGCCGCCGACGGTCAGCGGGTCGCTGCATGTGGGTCACGTGTTCTCCTACACGCACACCGACTGCATCGCGCGCTATCAGCGGATGCAAGGCAAAGCTGTGTTCTACCCGATGGGGTGGGACGACAACGGCCTGCCCACGGAGCGTCGAGTGCAGAACTACTTCGGTGTCCGCTGCGACCCGAGCCTGCCCTACGACCCGGACTTCAGTCCGCCGGAAAAGCCCGACCCGAAACGGCAACTTCCAATCAGTCGCCGCAACTTCGTGCACCTGTGTGAGCAACTCACCGAAGAGGACGAGAAGGAGTTCGAGGCACTGTGGCGTCATCTGGGCATCAGCGTGGACTGGACCCAGACCTACCAAACGATCGACCGCAACGCTCGACTCACCTCGCAGTTGGCCTTCCTGCGCAACCTGGAACGAGGCGAGGCTTACCAGAGTGAAGCACCCACGCTGTGGGATATCACCTTCCGCACCGCTGTCGCCCAGGCAGAGTTAGAGGATCGCGAACGACCCGGCGCCTACCATCGAGTTTCCTTCCACCGCCCCGACGGTGAGCCGGTGTTCATCGAAACCACTCGCCCCGAACTGTTAGCAGCATGCGTTGCGCTGGTCGCGCATCCCGACGATGAGCGTTACCAAGGGTTGTTCGGCAGCACTGTCACCACTCCAGTGTTCGGTGTGGAGGTGCCGGTGGTGGCGCATCCTTTGGCAGACCCGGAAAAGGGCTCCGGCATCGCCATGATCTGTACCTTCGGCGACACCACCGACGTGACCTGGTGGCGGGAACTCGACTTGGACACCCGGCCGATCATTGGCTGGGACGGTCGGGTCTCACGCGAAGTGCCAAGTTGGATCACTGGTGAGGCCGCACAAACCGCCTACGAGAAGTTGGCGGGGGCCACTGTGTTCACCGCCCAAAAGAACATGGTGGAGTTGCTGCAAGAAAGCGGCGACCTACATGGTGAACCGCGACCGATCACCCACCCGGTGAAGTTCTTCGAAAAGGGCGAACGGCCGCTGGAGATCGTGACCACCCGGCAGTGGTACCTGCGCAACGGCGGCCGCGACGACGAGCTGCGCGAGCAGTTGATCCAGCGTGGTCGCGACCTGAACTGGCATCCAAACAACATGCGGGTCCGCTACGAGAACTGGGTGTCCGGACTCAACGGTGACTGGCTGATTTCCCGGCAACGTTTCTTCGGTGTGCCGATCCCGGTGTGGTACCGCCTCGATGACAGTGGCAACCCCGACTACGACCATCCGATCGCCCCCACCCGAGCTGAACTCCCGGTTGATCCGTCATCGGATTGTCCGGCCGGTTTCACCGAAGAACAACGCGGTGAGCCGGGCGGCTTCATCGGCGACCCCGACGTGATGGACACCTGGGCAACCTCCTCGCTCACCCCGCAGATCGCCGGTGGCTGGGCCACCGACGAGGACCTGTGGCAGCGGGTGGCGCCGATGGATTTGCGGCCACAGGCCCACGAGATCATCCGCACTTGGCTGTTCTCCACGGTGGTGCGCTCCCACTTGGAGGACGACCGGCTGCCCTGGTCGGATGCCGCCATCTCCGGATGGATTCTGGATCCAGACCGTAAGAAGATGTCGAAGTCCAAAGGCAATGTAGTCACCCCGATGGGGTTGTTGGAGAAACATGGTTCTGACGCGGTGCGCTACTGGGCGGCCAGCGGCCGACCGGGCACCGACACCGCCTTCGATGAAGGCCAGATGAAGATTGGTCGCCGACTGGCGATCAAGCTTCTGAACGCGTCGCGGTTCGTGCTGTTGTCGGCACCCGAGCTGGTGGCGGCCGCTCCGACGCAGCCGCTGGATTTGGCGATGCTGGCTGGGCTGCGTGACGTCGTGGAACGCGCGACCGCTGAGTTGGACGGCTACAACTACACCAAGGCGCTAGAGGCCACTGAGACCTTCTTTTGGACATTCTGTGACGACTATCTGGAGTTGGTGAAGCAGCGGGCCGGTGACGATCAGGATCCCGCTGCCCGCGACTCCGCTCGCGCAGCGCTACGAGAAGCGCTGGCGGTGCTGCTGCGTCTGTTCGCCCCGTTCCTGCCGTTTGTGACCGAAGAGGTATGGAGTTGGTGGCAAACAGGTTCGATTCACGCCCAGTCGTGGCCGACACCGGCGGAATTGCCGGGTGCTGAGGCTGGCGACGCGCAAACCCTGACCGACGTCGGCGTCGTGCTGAGCGGGATTCGGAAAGCCAAGAGCGAAGCGAAGGTGGGGATGCGCACGCCAGTGCTGCTGGCCAGTGTCACCGGCCGGGAAGCGACCTTGGACCGAGTGCGTTCCGCCAGCGACGATCTAGCCGCTGCTGGCCGGGTGGCGGAACTGAAGTTAACCGCCAGCGAGGCAGAGTTGTCGGTGGAGCAGGTGGATCTAGATCTTGAGCCCTGA